GATGGAGGAGCCGATGCGGGGCCAGCCGTCCGACCTGGAGATCCACGCGCGCGAACTGGTGCGCACCCGCGAGATGTTCGCGGCCATGCTGGTCCGGGACACGGGCCGGACCGCGGAGCAGGTCACCGCCGACATCGAGCGCGACACCATCCTCGACGCCGAGGCCGCCCTCGCCTACGGGCTGGTCGACCACGTCGTGGAGAACCGCTGACTCTCCCGGCCGCCGTACGACGCGAGGTGAAACGCCGATGGAGCCAACCGATTTCCCACCCTTGCCCGCACTGACCCGCGCCGAGGGCGAGCTCGTCGACTGCTACCTGGCCGTGCTCGACCAGGTGGGCCGGATCAATCCGGCCCGCGGCAGCGACACCTACAGCGCGCTGCGGGCCGCCCAGGCCCTGGCCTCCCGGGCCGCGGCCCTGCGCGACGCCCTGGCCCTGATGCACGAGCGCGGCGAGTCGCGGATCCACGCCGCCACCCTGGCGCGGGCCCTGCGCGTCCTCGACGGGGAGCGCAGGGCGGGCCGGGTCGCGATGCCACCGCCCGTGAACTGACCGGCCCCGCGCACGGGGAGCGCCATACGGGAGCGGACCGGTCGGAGCCGCGCACGACACGCCCGGTCCCGGGACCGATTCTCCTCGCTCGTTCGGCGTAGACGATCACCCGCACGAGCGACGGCTCAACTTGCGTTCGGCGCGCGTTCCGTACTCGAAAAGCACGCTTTCGTCGCTGGTACGAGGGTGTGCGCCCGGCTCGCCGACGAGCGCGAATCCGACCTGTCCACCTGAATGGATCAGTGGTGAGGAGACTCACAAACCGCCGTTTCAGCTCGGAAATCCGGCACCGGGTGAGTCAAGATCCCTGGGACGACAAGCCCCCGCCACCGCGGCGGGGCGGTCCGGGCGGACGCCGAGTCCTGCCGCCGCCCGGATGACTGGTCGACAGGAGTGGATCGGCAGGAGTGGAGGACCCGAGCACAACGGGCCGACCGGGAGACCGGGAAGCCCTCGGGGTGAAGCCGCGTCAGCGGCCGGGCAACTTCGCCAGCCCGAACCCGACAGGTCATCCTTCACAGGCGGCTGACGAAGGGTTGCGCATGTCTGCGCAGGTTCATGTCCCGTCCCTGTTCGCCCGGGTCGGCACGGCCTCGGTACTCACCCTGGCCGTGACGTCCTCGATGCTGGCGCCCGGTCTGGTGAGCGACGCCGAGGCCGCCGGCCACGCGACGAAGGCGCTGAAGGTCGCCGCGTCGAAGAAGGGGGCTCCCTACAAGTACGGAGCGGCCGGTCCCAGCCGCTTCGACTGTTCGGGGCTGACGGCCTACTCGTTCAAGAAGGCCGGCAAGAAGCTCCCCCGCACGGCACAGCAGCAGTACAACAAGACCCGCCACATCGGGAAGTCGCAGCGCAAACGCGGCGACCTCGTCTTCTTCCATTCGGGGCGCAGCGTCTACCACGTGGGCATCTACGCCGGGGCCGGGAAGATCTGGCACTCCCCCAAATCGGGGGACGTGGTGCGACTGGCCAAAATCTGGTCCAAGAGCGTCTGGTACGGACGGGTCCGCTGACCCACCGACCGGACGCTCTTTCCGTGCGGGCGGCCCGGCCCTGCCTCGGGGCCGCCCACCACGCCCACCACGCCCTCAGCGCAGCAGGGGGCCGGTGACCAGCGCCAGTCCCAGACCGGTGAGCGCCACCCCGCTGCCGCCCTCGATGGCGCGGGCGGTACGCGGGCGGCGCAGCCACCGGCCCAGCCGGTCCACGAGCAGGGCGACGGCCGGGAACCAGATCAGCGCCAGCACCACCACCAGGGCCGCGAGCAGCAGGGTCCTGGGCAGCGGCGGCTGACCGTGGGGCACGAACTGCGGCAGCAGGCTGAGGAAGAGGACCGGGGCCTTCGGGTTGAGCGCGTTGGTCAGGAACCCCTGGCGCAGCGCGCGTCCGAACTCCCTGGGCACGGGCCGCCCCGGATCGCCCTCCCGTGTGCCGGAGGGCGATCCGGAGCTGTCCGGCGAGGGCCGGCGGCGGATCGCGTACAACGCGCTGATCCCGAGCCAGAGCACGTACACGCCGCCGAGCAGCTGGACGGTGCGGAAGAGCACCGGCATGGTCACCAGCACCGCGGCGAGCCCGGCGACCGCCAGCGCGGTGTGCACCAGCAGCCCTCCGGCGACGCCGAGCGCGGTGGCCAGGCCGGCGGTGCGCGATGCCAGGGCGTTGCGTACGACGACGGTGAAATCGGCGCCGGGCAGCGCGACCATGCCGGCGGCGACCCCGGTGAAGGCGATCAGTTGTGCGTCCATGGGTCCACCTTGGACCGACGCAGCCTTTAGCGTGTACTTGCAATCTTCTGGGTCTGCCTAAAGGAACGCTTTCATGTACGACCCGACACGGCTCGCGGCCCTCGTGGCGGTCGCGGAGGCCGGATCGATCACCCGGGCCGCCGCCCGCCTGGGCTACACCGCGCCCGCGCTCTCCCAGCAGCTGGCCAAACTGGAGCGGGAGGCCGGGGCGGCGCTGCTGGTGCGCCACCACCGCGGGGCGCGGCTGACGGCGGCGGGCGAGCTGCTGGCGGGCCGGGCCCGGCGGGTCCTGGACGAGCTGGACCAGGCGCGGCACGAGCTGGCGCGACTGGCCGGGCTCTCGGGCGGCAGACTGCGGGTGGGCACGTTCACAACGGCCGGGATCCATCTGCTGCCGCCGGTCCTGAGCGCGTTCCGGCGGGCCCATCCGGACGTCGAGCTGGCCGTCGCCGACTACGAACCGCCCGGCGGGATCGCGGCGGTGGTCGCGGGCGAGGTGGACCTCGCCCTGACCCACGCGTACGAACCGGCGGCGGCCGAGCCCCCGTCGGCGGGCGTTCTCGTCGAACCCCTGCTGGTCGAGGAGCTGGTGCTGGTCACCTCGGTGGGCCATCGGCTCTCCGAGGGCACCGGGCGGCTTCCGGTCGGCGAGCTGGCGGGGCGGCCGCTGATCAGCAGCGCGCCCTCCCATCCGCCCCGGCGCGGGGTCGAGAACGCGCTCGCCGAGGCCGGGGCGACGCCCGCCGTGGTCTGCGAGTCGCCCGGATACGCGCTGGTGTGCGCGCTGGTCAGCGCGGGTCTCGGGGTGGCGGTGGTGCCGGAGATGGTCGCCTCGATGGCGGCGGCCCCGCTGTCGGTCCGGCGGCTGGAGCCCGCTTCGTTCCGCCGGACCATCTCGGTCGTGCACCGGGGCGACCGGTCGACCGCCGCGGCGGCGACGCTGCTCGCGCTGCTGCGCGGCGGCTTCGGCCGCGGGAGCACGGCTCCGGCCCGATGAGCTTCACCGCGGGGTCAGCCCTGGACCGGGACGACCCAGGGGAGGGCGATCCAGACCGTCTTGCCGCCCTCGGCGGTCGGGGTCACCTGGACCCGCCCACCACGCTCCTTGGCCAGCGCCCGGATGATGACCATGCCGCGGCCGTTGTCCTGCCGTACGGCGGCGGGCAACCGCTGGGGCCAGCGGGGGTGACTGTCCGTGACGCCGAGGTACAGCTCCTCGTCGCGTTCGAGGCGCAGGTCCACGGTGAAGGTGGGCGACTGGCCGAACGTGTGCTGGACCGCGTTGGTGGCCAGCTCCGAGACGATCAGCCGGATGGTGTCGGCGAAGTCGGTGTCCTCGGACAGGCCCCACTGGACCAGGGTCCTGGCGACATGTCTGCGGGCCGATGAGACCGAGACCGGATCGGTCGGCAGCGTGACGGTTGCTTCCTGATGGTCTGCCATGGCGACGCCGTCCCTTTCCCGCCCTGGCCGACCGGCGGCCGGCCAGGATTGTGCTTCGCGCCAGATTGCCATTGATGCAGCTCCCTGTAACGACGTTCGGCCAAGATATGCATATATCTGTCGCTCGAAGCGGTGAATTCGGGACCCGTGCGGCGTGGACGGGCGGCACACTGACCCCTCTGCGGGCCGGCTCCGGTGACGGACCGGCCCTTCCCGACAGCAGAAGGAGACCGGCATGCTGCACGGCCCCGTCGTCCGACGCCGCAAGCTCGGTGAGGAGCTGCGGAGTCTGCGCCACACCTCCGGGCTGACCAGCCGGGACGCGGCGCGGCTGCTCGGCTGGCACCAGTCGAAGGTGAGCCGCATCGAGACGGGCGCGAGCGGGGTGACGCCCGCCGACGTGGCACGGCTGCTGGACGTCTACGCGGTGCGCGACACCCAGCTGCGCTCCCTGCTCGAAGTCCTCGCGGGGTCGGCGGGCGGCGGCGGTTCGGGCTGGTGGCACGCCTACCGGGGGTTGATCCCGCCGCAGTACCGCGATTTCATCAGCCTGGAGTCGCAGGCCAGTACGGTCCGGACGCTGGAGACCTCGGTGGTGCCGGGACTGCTCCAGACCGCGGGATACGCGCGGGCCGTGACCCGTGCCTCGCTGGACGGGTTACCGGACGGCAGGCTCGACTCCCTGGTCGAGGTCCGGTTGACCCGCCAGCGGGTGCTGCGCGGGAGTCCGCCGCTGCGCTTCACCGCCGTGCTGGACGAGGCGGTGCTCCACCGTGAGGTGGGTGGACCGGAGGTGATGGGGGACCAACTGCATCACCTGACCCAGGTTGCTCAACTGCCGCATGTGCAGCTTCAGTTACTGCCGTTCTCGGTGGGTGGATACGTCGGACTCACGGGCCCTTTTGTTATCTTCTCCTTTCCGAACATTTCTGATCTGGATGTGGTCGTTCTTGACCACTTGACGAGTAGCCTCTATCTGGAACGGAAAGAAGACCTTGACGCGTACAGCTCGGCCTTCCGTTCCTTGCAGGCGCACGCGCTGTCACCAGAACGCTCGCTGGACCTCATCACCGAGATCAGACGCAGCTAAGGGGCCGCCATGTCAGACCGTCCCGCACCGCCCGCCGCACCGGCGCCGTCCACCGCGCCGCCCGCG
The nucleotide sequence above comes from Streptomyces sp. NBC_01116. Encoded proteins:
- a CDS encoding C40 family peptidase, yielding MSAQVHVPSLFARVGTASVLTLAVTSSMLAPGLVSDAEAAGHATKALKVAASKKGAPYKYGAAGPSRFDCSGLTAYSFKKAGKKLPRTAQQQYNKTRHIGKSQRKRGDLVFFHSGRSVYHVGIYAGAGKIWHSPKSGDVVRLAKIWSKSVWYGRVR
- a CDS encoding LysE family translocator, which produces MDAQLIAFTGVAAGMVALPGADFTVVVRNALASRTAGLATALGVAGGLLVHTALAVAGLAAVLVTMPVLFRTVQLLGGVYVLWLGISALYAIRRRPSPDSSGSPSGTREGDPGRPVPREFGRALRQGFLTNALNPKAPVLFLSLLPQFVPHGQPPLPRTLLLAALVVVLALIWFPAVALLVDRLGRWLRRPRTARAIEGGSGVALTGLGLALVTGPLLR
- a CDS encoding LysR family transcriptional regulator, whose translation is MYDPTRLAALVAVAEAGSITRAAARLGYTAPALSQQLAKLEREAGAALLVRHHRGARLTAAGELLAGRARRVLDELDQARHELARLAGLSGGRLRVGTFTTAGIHLLPPVLSAFRRAHPDVELAVADYEPPGGIAAVVAGEVDLALTHAYEPAAAEPPSAGVLVEPLLVEELVLVTSVGHRLSEGTGRLPVGELAGRPLISSAPSHPPRRGVENALAEAGATPAVVCESPGYALVCALVSAGLGVAVVPEMVASMAAAPLSVRRLEPASFRRTISVVHRGDRSTAAAATLLALLRGGFGRGSTAPAR
- a CDS encoding ATP-binding protein, giving the protein MADHQEATVTLPTDPVSVSSARRHVARTLVQWGLSEDTDFADTIRLIVSELATNAVQHTFGQSPTFTVDLRLERDEELYLGVTDSHPRWPQRLPAAVRQDNGRGMVIIRALAKERGGRVQVTPTAEGGKTVWIALPWVVPVQG
- a CDS encoding helix-turn-helix domain-containing protein, whose protein sequence is MLHGPVVRRRKLGEELRSLRHTSGLTSRDAARLLGWHQSKVSRIETGASGVTPADVARLLDVYAVRDTQLRSLLEVLAGSAGGGGSGWWHAYRGLIPPQYRDFISLESQASTVRTLETSVVPGLLQTAGYARAVTRASLDGLPDGRLDSLVEVRLTRQRVLRGSPPLRFTAVLDEAVLHREVGGPEVMGDQLHHLTQVAQLPHVQLQLLPFSVGGYVGLTGPFVIFSFPNISDLDVVVLDHLTSSLYLERKEDLDAYSSAFRSLQAHALSPERSLDLITEIRRS